One window of the Corvus moneduloides isolate bCorMon1 chromosome 10, bCorMon1.pri, whole genome shotgun sequence genome contains the following:
- the MTERF4 gene encoding transcription termination factor 4, mitochondrial: MAGWLARALLPGRALPAAPGPCPHRGCGEVAALRAMGFSQEQARRLLALQPRLGPEHREAAAAQLLLLGLSTEAALALLERSPALLRLPTERLRERAEELRRLGLDGGRLLRAVSRCPQLFHVPRKRLEAAVRLLRERCLFTAEQLREVLGTCPTVLLEEPRTLHHQFQYAYFRMGVQQKEMVKARLFQMPFAELRNRHVFLERRGLYETPHKGQTQTSNPKLKDILQLPEKDFLASLAHSTPEEYEVFKKLLAREDEEKEEEDVDALHTEDSEDLDSDESKTTRE, translated from the exons ATGGCGGGCTGGCTGGCGAGGGCGCTGTTGCCGGGCCGGgcgctccccgccgcccccgggccgTGCCCTCATCGCGGCTGCGGGGAGGTGGCGGCGCTGCGGGCCATGGGCTTCAGCCAGGAGCAGGCCCGGCGGCTCCTGGCGCTGCAGCCCCGGCTCGGCCCTGAGCaccgggaggcggcggcggcgcagctgctgctgctcgggCTGAGCACCGAGGCCGCCCTGGCGCTGCTGGAGCGGAGCCCGGCGCTGCTGCGGCTGCCCACGGAGCGACTCCGGGAGCGCGCCGAGGAGCTGCGGCGCCTGGGGCTGGACGGAG GCCGGCTGCTGCGGGCGGTGAGCCGCTGCCCCCAGCTCTTCCACGTGCCCCGGAAGAGGCTGGAGGCGGCGGTGCGGCTGCTGCGGGAGCGCTGCCTTTTCACGGCGGAGCAGCTGCGGGAAGTGCTAGGAACCTGCCCCACCGTCCTGCTGGAGGAGCCGCGCACCCTCCATCACCAGTTCCAG TACGCCTACTTCAGAATGGGGGTCCAGCAGAAGGAGATGGTGAAGGCTCGGCTCTTCCAAATGCCCTTTGCTGAGCTCCGGAATCGGCACGTCTTCTTGGAGCGCCGGGGGCTCTACGAGACCCCACACAAAGGGCAGACCCAAACCAGTAACCCAAAACTGAAGGACATCCTTCAGCTCCCGGAGAAAGACTTCCTAGCCAGTCTGGCACACTCTACCCCAGAGGAGTATGAGGTCTTCAAAAAGCTGCTGGCTCGAGAGGAcgaggagaaggaagaggaagatgtgGATGCACTACACACAGAGGACAGTGAGGATTTGGACAGTGATGAAAGTAAAACAACCCGGGAGTGA